In Natronocella acetinitrilica, the following proteins share a genomic window:
- a CDS encoding NAD-dependent epimerase/dehydratase family protein, producing the protein MQQPVVVFGGTGFLGRAVVAELVRRGWLVRVAARHPQVAALPGKPAGAVTRCAVDIRDEAAVATAVAGAAAVVNAVSLYVETRDVDFDTIHMHGAERIARLAAAAGVDRLVHISGIGVDTQSASRYVRARACGENAVRAAFPGATVLRPSVIFGPGDHFLSALDGVTRLPIVPLFGDGGTRLQPVHVEDVALAVAASLARPTAPGDVFELGGAEMPTYREILRLILRHRGRRRLLLPVPFAIWRGIARASALLPKPPITVDQVNLMAGDNVVRDDARSFADLGITPRGLSPELPDCMG; encoded by the coding sequence ATGCAGCAACCGGTCGTGGTTTTCGGTGGTACGGGTTTTCTCGGCCGCGCCGTGGTGGCCGAGCTGGTTCGCCGCGGCTGGTTGGTGCGCGTGGCGGCGCGGCATCCGCAGGTGGCCGCTTTGCCCGGGAAACCTGCGGGGGCAGTGACGCGGTGTGCGGTCGATATCCGTGATGAAGCGGCGGTCGCGACGGCGGTCGCCGGCGCCGCCGCGGTGGTCAACGCGGTTTCCCTTTACGTGGAGACGCGCGATGTCGATTTCGACACCATTCACATGCACGGCGCCGAGCGTATCGCGCGCCTGGCGGCCGCGGCGGGCGTCGACCGGCTTGTTCACATCTCCGGCATCGGTGTGGATACGCAATCCGCATCCCGCTATGTGCGAGCGCGGGCCTGTGGCGAGAATGCTGTACGGGCGGCGTTTCCCGGCGCAACCGTGTTGCGGCCAAGCGTGATCTTCGGTCCGGGCGACCATTTCCTGTCCGCGCTTGACGGGGTGACGCGCCTCCCGATTGTTCCCCTGTTCGGGGATGGCGGCACCCGCCTGCAGCCGGTCCATGTCGAGGATGTGGCCCTGGCCGTGGCAGCGAGTCTGGCCCGACCGACGGCGCCCGGCGACGTCTTCGAGTTGGGGGGCGCGGAGATGCCGACCTACCGGGAAATCCTCCGGCTTATCCTGCGCCATCGGGGCCGGCGACGTCTGCTGTTACCCGTACCATTCGCGATCTGGCGCGGCATTGCCCGCGCAAGCGCACTCCTGCCCAAGCCGCCCATCACCGTGGACCAGGTCAACCTTATGGCAGGCGACAACGTGGTCCGTGACGATGCCCGCAGCTTCGCCGATCTTGGGATTACTCCCCGTGGCCTGAGCCCGGAGTTACCGGACTGCATGGGCTGA
- a CDS encoding cysteine hydrolase family protein, whose product MDAMTLTDVLGRRTALVVIDMQNDYCHPDGSFGRRGATLTPPLASTVENLRRLSSTARESGVPVIFIRTGHGPWSDSPTWLGRLRGIPGVDKLPVCAEGTWGAEFYGLDPAPGDRVVTKHRYSAFVNTQLPLYLRSLEVRTLVCCGVVTNVCVESTAREAFMNDFHVVTVSDACSATSTEEHEGALFNLDRYFGRVETTDAILACWQENPTREVAR is encoded by the coding sequence ATGGACGCCATGACGCTCACCGACGTGCTCGGGCGACGAACAGCCTTGGTCGTGATCGACATGCAGAACGACTACTGCCACCCGGACGGCTCCTTCGGCCGGCGTGGCGCCACGCTGACTCCTCCGCTGGCCTCTACAGTGGAGAACCTTCGGCGGCTCTCCAGCACCGCCCGCGAGTCTGGGGTGCCAGTGATCTTCATTCGTACAGGGCATGGCCCCTGGTCCGACTCCCCGACCTGGCTCGGGCGCCTGCGCGGCATTCCGGGTGTGGACAAGCTGCCAGTCTGCGCGGAGGGCACCTGGGGGGCAGAGTTCTATGGGCTGGATCCAGCGCCAGGGGACCGGGTGGTGACCAAGCATCGCTACAGCGCCTTCGTGAACACCCAGTTGCCGCTCTACCTGCGCTCGCTTGAGGTGCGCACCCTGGTGTGCTGCGGGGTGGTGACCAATGTCTGCGTCGAGTCCACCGCCCGCGAGGCCTTCATGAACGACTTCCACGTGGTGACGGTGTCCGACGCCTGTTCGGCCACATCCACGGAGGAGCACGAAGGGGCGCTGTTCAACCTGGACCGCTACTTCGGCCGCGTAGAGACCACGGACGCCATCCTCGCCTGCTGGCAGGAGAACCCGACAAGGGAAGTTGCCCGTTGA
- the yddG gene encoding aromatic amino acid exporter YddG yields the protein MSQSSASATAAGFVAIALWALLALFTTGASGVPRFQLLALTLGLAGGGSLLTLALFAPQRLRNLRQPLPPWLLGTFGIFGYHGFYYVALERAPPVDASLIAFLWPLLIVLLAGMLPGARLLPRHVIGALLGLLGAGVLVTRGGSLQLDAAYIDGYFAAAACALTWSSYSVLNRRFGSVPTEAVAGFCAVGAVMALACHMLFETWVTPDAMQWLAILGLGVGPVGAAFFFWDYGTKHGNISLLGVLAYFAPLISTLLLIAFGLAPLTPAVAIACGLIVVGGLVASGVIRSFRPS from the coding sequence ATGTCGCAATCCAGCGCGTCGGCAACCGCGGCCGGTTTTGTTGCCATTGCCCTCTGGGCATTGCTGGCTCTGTTCACGACCGGTGCCAGCGGCGTTCCCCGCTTCCAGTTGCTGGCCCTGACGCTCGGCCTGGCCGGGGGTGGCAGCCTCCTCACACTTGCGCTGTTCGCGCCACAACGCCTGCGCAATCTGCGTCAACCACTTCCACCATGGCTGCTGGGTACGTTCGGGATCTTCGGTTACCACGGCTTCTACTACGTGGCACTTGAGCGGGCACCGCCGGTTGACGCCAGCCTCATCGCTTTCCTCTGGCCGCTGCTCATTGTCCTCCTGGCCGGCATGTTGCCCGGTGCACGCCTTCTGCCACGGCATGTGATCGGGGCGCTGCTCGGGCTGCTTGGCGCCGGCGTGCTGGTCACGCGTGGCGGCAGCCTCCAGCTCGACGCCGCGTATATCGATGGCTATTTCGCTGCTGCTGCGTGCGCGCTCACATGGTCCAGTTACTCTGTGCTGAACCGGCGCTTCGGCAGCGTGCCGACAGAGGCCGTGGCGGGATTCTGTGCCGTTGGCGCCGTCATGGCTCTTGCCTGCCATATGCTGTTCGAAACCTGGGTAACGCCGGATGCCATGCAATGGCTCGCGATCCTGGGGCTCGGTGTCGGCCCGGTCGGAGCCGCCTTCTTCTTCTGGGACTACGGCACCAAGCACGGCAACATCAGTCTGCTAGGCGTGCTGGCGTACTTCGCGCCCCTGATATCGACCCTGTTGCTGATCGCGTTCGGCCTGGCGCCATTGACGCCGGCAGTCGCCATCGCCTGTGGGCTGATCGTGGTTGGTGGGCTGGTCGCCTCGGGTGTGATTCGGTCATTCCGGCCCTCGTGA
- a CDS encoding TRAP transporter permease, whose translation MSSKAPSPDDVLAAALGEDELTQRSPALERLIQFLALALVVGAIGWIIDIPRTLFDLSLYTEQVLTYGLALSLALVFLSYDYRGRPQLRLVWYDALLGLAGLIAALFLTVRYPVLVYELVFLPMEGVLVASILVLLTIEGVRRAAGTALAIIVSFFIFYGLFGHIFPAPFDSSPTSFDRLVTYLGVDTSAMLGIALQVAVIVIIPFILLGRLLSGVGGSDFFTELAMSLMGRYRGGSGKIAVVGSTLLGSVSGSAVANVAGTGVVTIPLMKRSGFPPHLAGGIEAVASTGSQLMPPVIGATAFLMAEFLQIPYRDVMLAALVPILLYYAALFIQVDLLAARMGLTPLPRSELPRFWPTFRAGWHFLMPFVVFLVLLLRFNKQPEFAALWAVVTLLVLVTVFGYKGRRPRIGDVVRGLVDTGRSSVEIILICAGAGIVIGVLNLTGMAFDMGMAILRFSGENLLLLLGMAAAASVVLGMGMPTVGVYVLLATLVAPAMIEAGVTPMAAHMFVLYFGMLSMVTPPVALAAFAAGHLAQADPWRTSMAAVKLGWTAYIVPFLFVFSPVLLLEQGVSLDFFWILASALLGVWLVSAAIAGQFFGRIGASYRLLLTVAGLMVLVPPNAFEGAVMVEVAGLALAAVAVTWLVIAARRAARRKGESV comes from the coding sequence TTGAGCAGTAAGGCCCCATCGCCGGACGACGTGCTGGCCGCGGCCTTGGGGGAAGATGAACTGACGCAGCGAAGCCCGGCGCTGGAGCGTCTGATCCAGTTCCTGGCGCTGGCCCTGGTGGTGGGTGCCATCGGCTGGATCATCGACATTCCTCGCACCCTCTTCGATCTTTCCCTCTACACCGAACAGGTTCTGACCTACGGCCTGGCCCTCTCCCTGGCCCTGGTGTTTCTCAGCTATGACTACCGGGGCCGACCGCAGCTTCGACTCGTCTGGTATGACGCGTTACTGGGGCTGGCGGGGCTGATTGCGGCGCTCTTTCTGACGGTGCGCTATCCGGTGCTGGTCTACGAACTGGTCTTCCTGCCCATGGAGGGCGTGCTGGTAGCCAGCATACTGGTGCTGCTCACCATCGAGGGGGTGCGTCGGGCGGCGGGGACTGCGCTGGCCATCATCGTGAGTTTCTTCATCTTCTACGGGCTTTTCGGGCATATCTTCCCGGCGCCGTTCGATTCCAGCCCGACGAGTTTCGATCGCCTGGTAACCTATCTGGGCGTCGACACCAGCGCCATGCTGGGCATTGCACTGCAGGTGGCGGTGATCGTGATCATCCCGTTCATCCTGCTGGGTCGACTGCTCTCCGGCGTTGGTGGATCGGACTTCTTCACAGAACTCGCCATGTCACTGATGGGCCGGTATCGGGGCGGGTCCGGCAAGATTGCGGTGGTGGGGTCGACGTTGCTGGGCTCGGTGTCGGGTAGCGCGGTGGCCAATGTAGCCGGCACCGGGGTAGTGACGATTCCGCTGATGAAGCGCTCGGGTTTTCCTCCACACCTGGCGGGGGGCATCGAGGCGGTGGCCTCTACGGGCAGTCAGCTGATGCCGCCCGTGATTGGTGCCACGGCATTCCTGATGGCGGAGTTCCTGCAGATTCCCTACCGCGACGTGATGCTGGCGGCATTGGTGCCGATTCTGCTGTATTACGCAGCGCTTTTCATCCAGGTGGACCTGCTGGCCGCCCGCATGGGGCTCACCCCCTTGCCACGCTCGGAGTTGCCGCGTTTCTGGCCGACATTCCGAGCCGGCTGGCACTTTCTCATGCCCTTCGTGGTGTTTCTCGTGCTTTTGCTCAGGTTCAACAAGCAACCGGAGTTCGCTGCGCTGTGGGCCGTTGTCACCTTGCTGGTGCTGGTAACCGTTTTTGGCTACAAGGGGCGACGGCCGCGCATCGGTGACGTTGTTCGGGGGCTGGTAGACACCGGGCGCAGCTCGGTGGAGATCATCCTCATCTGCGCCGGGGCGGGCATCGTGATCGGTGTGCTGAACCTCACCGGCATGGCCTTCGACATGGGCATGGCGATTCTCCGCTTCAGCGGCGAGAACCTGTTGCTACTGCTTGGGATGGCGGCCGCTGCAAGCGTGGTGCTGGGCATGGGCATGCCCACGGTGGGTGTCTACGTGCTGCTGGCCACCCTGGTGGCTCCGGCGATGATCGAAGCAGGTGTCACCCCCATGGCGGCGCATATGTTCGTGCTGTACTTCGGCATGCTGTCCATGGTGACGCCGCCGGTAGCGCTGGCGGCCTTTGCCGCGGGTCACCTGGCCCAGGCGGACCCATGGCGCACGTCCATGGCCGCGGTGAAACTCGGCTGGACGGCCTATATCGTGCCGTTTCTGTTTGTGTTCTCGCCGGTGCTGCTGCTGGAACAGGGGGTGTCGCTGGACTTCTTCTGGATTCTCGCCTCGGCCCTGCTCGGTGTGTGGCTGGTCTCCGCCGCAATAGCCGGGCAGTTCTTCGGCCGAATCGGTGCGAGCTATCGCCTGCTGTTGACGGTGGCCGGGCTCATGGTGCTGGTGCCACCGAACGCGTTCGAGGGTGCGGTGATGGTTGAAGTCGCCGGTCTTGCGCTGGCCGCCGTGGCCGTGACCTGGCTTGTGATCGCCGCCCGCCGCGCGGCGCGGCGCAAGGGCGAATCGGTATGA